TGTAGTGGTGCTCGGGGGACTCCACGAGGTCCGCCGTCACGCCCGTCTCGACGATCTGCCCGCCGTACATCACCACCACCCGGTCGGTGACGTCGGCGACGAGCGCGAGGTCGTGGGAGACGAGGATCAGGGCGAAGCCGAGTTCCTCGCGGAGGCGGAGCAGGAGCTGGATGATCTGCGCCTGCACGGTGACGTCCAGGGCCGTGGTGGGCTCGTCGGCGACGATCAGCTTCGGGTCGCGGGAGAGGGCCATGGCGATCAGGACGCGCTGGCGCTGGCCGCCGGAGAGTTCGTGCGGGTAGCTGCGCAGGGTGCGGTCGGGGTCCAGGCCGACCAGTTCGAGGAGTTCCGGGGCCGTGCGGCGGCCGCCTCGGCGTACGACCTGTTTGAGTTGGGAGCGGACCGTCATCGCCGGGTTCAGGGAGGACAGGGCGTCCTGGTAGATCATCGCCATGTCGTGGCCGAGCAGGCGGCGTCGAGCGCGCGTCGGCAGGGCGGTCAGGTCCTGTCCGTCGAAGGTGACGCGGCCGCCGACCCGGGCGCCCTTCGGCTCCAGGCCCATCACCGTGAGCGCGGTCAGCGACTTGCCGCAGCCCGACTCGCCGACCAGGCCGAGGACTTCGCCGGGGCGTACGTCGAAGCTGATCCCGTCGACGATGTCGACGCCCCCGTGACGCTGCGGGAAAGAGATCGTGAGGCCGGTGACCGCAAGCACCGGAGTGCCGGTGGGGAGGGGGCGGGCGCGGGAGCGGAGGCGGTGGGCCGCCCGGGTCAGGCCGGGCAGTTCGAGGACGCGGCCGCTGCCGGGCTCCGGTGCCTCCAGGCGGTCCTGGGCGCGGTCCGTGCCGGTGACGTCGCGGGTGGAGGGCGCCGCCCACGCGTCCGACACGCCTTCGGAGAGGACGTTCAGGGCGAGGACGGTGATCAGCATGAGGAGGCCGGGGAAGACCGTCGCCCACCAGCCGCCGATGAGGACCATGTTCTTGCCGTCCGCGATGACGCTGCCCCAGGACGGGTCGGGCGGCCGCACGCCCGCGCCGATGAAGGAGAGCGACGCCTCGAAGACGATGGCCTCGGCGACCTGCACGGTGCAGAAGACCAGGATGGGCGCGGCGCAGTTGACGGCGACGTGGCGGACGATGATGTGCGGGGTGCGGGCGCCGATGATGCGTTCGGCGACGACGTAGTCCTCGCCGTACTGGTCGAGGACGTTGGCCCGTACGACACGGGCGATCGGCGGGGTGAACAGGAAGGCGATGGCGCAGATCAGGACGGCGATGCCGCCGCCGAACACCGCGACGAGCACGGCGGCCAGGGCGATCCCGGGGAACGCCATGACGACGTCCAGGCAGCGCATCAGCGTCTCGTCGACGGCCTTGCGGGAGGTCGCGGCGACCGCACCGATG
The window above is part of the Streptomyces venezuelae genome. Proteins encoded here:
- a CDS encoding dipeptide/oligopeptide/nickel ABC transporter permease/ATP-binding protein encodes the protein MTYTPPGTRRALAERLAVPGIRLRSLRKLPVLSRVAVGVVALVVFVALFAPLLAPHDPLDQQPQAGGTGAPSAEHWMGQDSLGRDILSRLMYGARWSLAIGLGATLLALVAGAVIGAVAATSRKAVDETLMRCLDVVMAFPGIALAAVLVAVFGGGIAVLICAIAFLFTPPIARVVRANVLDQYGEDYVVAERIIGARTPHIIVRHVAVNCAAPILVFCTVQVAEAIVFEASLSFIGAGVRPPDPSWGSVIADGKNMVLIGGWWATVFPGLLMLITVLALNVLSEGVSDAWAAPSTRDVTGTDRAQDRLEAPEPGSGRVLELPGLTRAAHRLRSRARPLPTGTPVLAVTGLTISFPQRHGGVDIVDGISFDVRPGEVLGLVGESGCGKSLTALTVMGLEPKGARVGGRVTFDGQDLTALPTRARRRLLGHDMAMIYQDALSSLNPAMTVRSQLKQVVRRGGRRTAPELLELVGLDPDRTLRSYPHELSGGQRQRVLIAMALSRDPKLIVADEPTTALDVTVQAQIIQLLLRLREELGFALILVSHDLALVADVTDRVVVMYGGQIVETGVTADLVESPEHHYTRGLLGSVLSLESAAQRLTQIKGVVPSPADFPPGCRFADRCPLANEVCRETPPRLAGTPTHSTACHHPADEASRTTAGGLSDAPPGGFSEAPPEGRSDAPPGGLSGARGTARPATTDREPT